One genomic segment of Cydia splendana chromosome 5, ilCydSple1.2, whole genome shotgun sequence includes these proteins:
- the LOC134790600 gene encoding angio-associated migratory cell protein, translating to MRGYQEDTPPSSISGDEIAGMDEEEAVFLGYLDEMDELVDDNMEEVTDQEEEDTDMEPPEDLSILVFNKHVGSVFSCDLHPSGKLAVTGGEDDKAFVWSVQSGQVVFECTGHKDSVIFVGFSYDGAYLATADMSGVIKVWKCNLEENQQEPWPIAFEFEAEDLTFGLWHFGARVLICGAVSGDIYVFKIPSGDIKVLQGHNTRVECAKMFKDGVRLAAGYDDGAVKVWDLKTNAVLHQLQANVHDMRVTAIDTHPENNIMASISSDGKVILTTSSNGKVVGQLQAENDLETVAFAQDPQLGLFALGTLNGEVGVWDTARQMVRHQCTKSDDESIVGVTKMVWVKDHLVTGCLDGAIRVYQGRSGEKVLQLTGHRSEVLDLCFNENESVILTTSDDGTARIFKYEINKDKD from the exons ATGAGGGGTTATCAAGAGGACACTCCGCCGTCGTCAATCAGCggcgacgaaatcgcgggcaTGGACGAGGAAGAAGCCGTGTTCTTAGGGTACTTGGACGAGATGGACGAGCTGGTAGACGACAACATGGAGGAGGTCACTGACCAGGAGGAGGAGGATACAGATATGGAGCCTCCAGAAGATCTCTCTATACTCGTTTTTAACAAACATGTTGGTTCAGTCTTCAGTTGCGACCTCCACCCAAGCGGAAAGTTAGCTGTGACGGGGGGAGAAGATGACAAAGCCTTTGTCTGGTCTGTACAGTCCGGACAAGTCGTCTTTGAATGCACTGGCCACAAAGATTCAGTTATTTTTGTTGGCTTCAGTTATGACGGTGCCTACCTCGCTACAGCCGACATGTCTGGTGTGATTAAAGTTTGGAAATGTAATTTAGAAGAAAACCAACAAGAGCCATGGCCTATTGCATTTGAATTTGAAGCAGAAGACTTGACTTTTGGCTTGTGGCACTTTGGAGCCAGAGTTCTTATCTGTGGAGCTGTATCTGGGGACATTTATGTGTTTAAAATACCTTCCGGTGACATTAAAGTTTTGCAAGGTCATAACACTAGAGTGGAATGTGCTAAG ATGTTCAAAGATGGAGTCCGCCTAGCTGCTGGTTATGATGATGGTGCAGTGAAGGTGTGGGATCTCAAGACAAATGCAGTACTTCATCAACTTCAAGCTAATGTCCATGATATGAGGGTAACAGCTATTGACACGCATCCAGAGAATAATATTATGGCATCTATATCTAGTGATG GTAAagttattctgacgacatcaaGTAATGGCAAAGTTGTGGGCCAACTGCAGGCAGAGAACGACTTAGAAACGGTTGCCTTTGCTCAAGATCCACAGCTAGGATTGTTTGCATTAG GTACACTAAATGGTGAAGTCGGTGTTTGGGACACGGCAAGACAGATGGTCCGTCATCAATGCACCAAATCTGACGATGAATCCATCGTAGGAGTCACCAAGATGGTATGGGTGAAAGACCACCTTGTTACCGGGTGTCTCGATGGAGCCATTCGGGTATATCAGGGAAGATCCGGTGAAAAAGTGCTACAGTTGACAGGCCACAGATCAGAAGTCCTAGATTTATGTTTCAATGAAAATGAAAGTGTAATACTGACTACGTCAGATGACGGAACAGCTAGGATATTCAAATATGAAATCAATAAAGATAAGGattaa
- the LOC134790601 gene encoding large neutral amino acids transporter small subunit 1, which yields MAKVSASEGLKPKAMEVGGESGDADGSREGLHLKKELGLINGVAIIVGVIVGSGIFVSPKMALKYAGSKGMALIVWILSGFLSMIGALCYGELGTMIPKSGGDYAYISEAFGPLPGFLYLWVALFILVPTANAITAITFAENILKPLWPVCEVPKAASSLIAAVLTCFLTIINCGNVKWVTRLQDSFTAAKVLALLLIFLASLVHLFHGHTENLEGMMQGTKTGASEIAIAFYSGLFSYSGWNYLNFVTEELRDPYKNLPRAICISLPVVTAVYALTNVAFFAVLTNAEILSSDAVAITFSDKILGSWGWIMSLFVALCTLGSLNGAIYASSRLFFVGARDGNLPLAISLIDVKRLTPVPSLLFMCLVTLVILVWNDVEALVVVVTAVEALFILCSVTGLLWLRYSRPQATRPIRVSLILPCVFFIVCTFLVILSCFAHPKQLAIGLSFTLLGIPVYFIFIKWQNKPLWFLKAVHSFNTATSKLFLCLPEDSKEL from the exons ATGGCGAAAGTGTCGGCCTCGGAAGGACTGAAACCGAAGGCGATGGAGGTCGGCGGAGAGTCAGGAGATGCTGACGGGTCGCGCGAAGGTCTGCACTTGAAGAAGGAGTTGGGCCTGATTAACGGGGTGGCTATTATCGTGGGGGTGATCGTGGGCTCTGGCATCTTCGTGTCGCCAAAAATGGCGTTGAAGTATGCCGGCTCCAAGGGCATGGCCCTCATCGTCTGGATCCTCTCGGGCTTCCTCTCCATGATCGGGGCTCTGTGCTACGGGGAGTTAG GAACAATGATCCCCAAGTCCGGGGGAGACTACGCTTACATTAGCGAGGCCTTCGGGCCTCTCCCGGGCTTCCTGTATCTGTGGGTGGCGCTCTTCATCCTCGTGCCCACGGCCAACGCCATCACGGCCATCACCTTCGCAGAGAACATACTGAAGCCCTTGTGGCCGGTCTGCGAAGTTCCCAAGGCCGCCTCCAGCCTTATAGCTGCAGTCCTTACTT GTTTTCTCACAATTATTAACTGCGGTAACGTGAAATGGGTGACGCGGCTGCAAGACTCGTTCACCGCCGCCAAGGTGCTGGCGCTGCTGCTCATCTTCTTGGCCAGCCTGGTGCACCTGTTCCACGGCCACACCGAGAACCTCGAGGGCATGATGCAAGGAACCAAGACCGGGGCCAGCGAAATTGCCATCGCGTTCTACTCGGGCTTGTTCTCGTATTCAGGATGGAATTATTTAAATTTCGTGACGGAAGAATTAAGGGATCCTTACAA AAACCTCCCCCGTGCCATCTGCATATCGCTGCCCGTCGTGACCGCCGTGTATGCCCTAACCAACGTGGCATTCTTCGCCGTCCTCACCAACGCCGAGATTCTGTCGTCGGACGCCGTGGCCATCACCTTCAGCGACAAGATCCTGGGATCGTGGGGCTGGATTATGTCGCTGTTCGTGGCGCTGTGCACGCTTGGCTCGCTGAACGGAGCTATATATGCATCGTCTCGTCTTTTCTTCGTTGGGGCTCGGGACGGAAACTTGCCGTTGGCGATATCGCTCATTGATGTGAAGAGGTTAACGCCTGTGCCTTCGCTTTTATTTATG TGCCTGGTGACGCTAGTGATCCTGGTGTGGAACGACGTGGAAGCGCTAGTAGTGGTGGTGACCGCTGTCGAGGCTCTCTTCATACTGTGCAGCGTCACCGGCCTCCTGTGGCTGCGATACTCCCGCCCACAGGCCACACGGCCCATCCGAGTCAGCCTCATACTGCCCTGCGTCTTCTTTATTGTCTGCACCTTCCTAGTAATCCTCTCCTGCTTCGCACACCCGAAGCAACTCGCCATAGGTCTTTCCTTCACTCTACTCGGCATACCCGTCTATTTCATTTTCATCAAATGGCAGAATAAACCACTCTGGTTCCTCAAGGCAGTACACAGCTTTAACACGGCTACGTCTAAACTCTTCCTCTGTTTACCAGAAGACTCGAAAGAATTATGA